In the genome of cyanobacterium endosymbiont of Braarudosphaera bigelowii, one region contains:
- a CDS encoding ArsR/SmtB family transcription factor — MTYSQYAPKMDFLEKGKISNLSPAVLTIIADFFKVLSEVSRLQIICALKNGGKNVSQIIEITELGQANVSKHLKVLSQAGIVTRTQEGVNVFYAIANPLVFSLCDLVCNSVAIQLQQKNQQLESVQTFQKIF; from the coding sequence ATGACCTACTCCCAATACGCTCCTAAGATGGATTTCTTGGAAAAAGGAAAAATATCTAATTTATCTCCCGCTGTTTTAACAATAATTGCAGACTTTTTTAAAGTTTTATCAGAAGTTAGCCGATTACAAATCATTTGTGCACTCAAAAATGGAGGTAAAAATGTCTCTCAAATTATTGAAATAACTGAGTTGGGACAAGCTAATGTTTCTAAGCATTTGAAAGTATTATCTCAAGCTGGTATCGTCACAAGAACTCAAGAAGGCGTTAATGTATTTTATGCGATTGCAAATCCATTGGTCTTCTCATTGTGTGACTTAGTGTGTAATTCTGTTGCTATACAATTACAACAGAAAAATCAACAATTAGAATCTGTACAGACATTCCAAAAAATATTTTAG
- the hetL gene encoding heterocyst differentiation pentapeptide repeat protein HetL: MKLNQLLSKYNLGERDFQNICLREIDLIGVNLPNINLEAADIRQSRLGKSNLNGAIFKKADLSESIIWGTSLKNSNLSRAILRDTDLSGAELINTNLTNAYLSKASLCGANLAKANLSYAILYEVDLRPLSNRRTNLGQANLSHTDLSYAKLSSALLFRADLSGAKLCRAELNQDPYKFPFLTDLTEANLQGADLSYADLSNAILVNANLKNADLTGTNLKGTNLQGTIMPNGSIYNLSI; encoded by the coding sequence ATGAAGTTAAATCAACTATTAAGTAAATATAATCTAGGAGAAAGAGATTTTCAAAACATTTGTTTGAGAGAAATAGATTTAATAGGGGTTAATCTTCCAAATATCAATTTGGAAGCAGCTGATATAAGACAAAGTCGCCTAGGGAAAAGTAATCTTAATGGAGCAATATTTAAAAAAGCTGATTTAAGTGAATCTATTATTTGGGGAACTAGTTTGAAAAATTCCAACTTATCTAGAGCCATTTTAAGAGATACAGACCTTAGTGGAGCAGAACTTATTAATACTAATCTTACAAATGCTTATTTAAGTAAAGCTAGTTTATGTGGGGCAAACCTAGCTAAAGCAAATTTATCATACGCGATACTGTATGAAGTAGACTTGCGTCCCCTTTCTAATAGAAGAACTAATTTAGGGCAAGCAAACTTAAGCCATACTGATTTATCCTATGCCAAGTTGAGTTCAGCTTTACTTTTTAGAGCAGACTTGTCAGGAGCAAAATTATGTCGAGCAGAACTAAATCAGGATCCTTATAAGTTTCCATTCTTAACAGATTTAACAGAAGCTAACTTACAGGGAGCAGATCTGAGCTATGCAGACTTAAGCAATGCTATTTTAGTTAATGCTAATTTAAAAAATGCAGATTTAACTGGTACCAACCTAAAAGGAACGAACTTACAAGGAACTATTATGCCAAATGGAAGTATATATAACTTATCTATTTAA
- the rplI gene encoding 50S ribosomal protein L9, with product MSKRVPMVLNKSISKLGKSGDLVEVAPGYARNYLLPQKLAVIATSSILKQVEQRKEKEAQRLLFVKQAAEEQKVSLETIKCFTINKQVGEGEAIFGTVTNQEVVEIIQKITNQEIDRRGVTLPEISQTGSYEATIKLHPEVIATIEIQVIPS from the coding sequence ATGTCTAAACGAGTTCCAATGGTTCTAAATAAGTCTATTAGTAAACTAGGAAAAAGCGGTGATCTAGTAGAAGTTGCTCCGGGATATGCTAGAAACTATCTTCTTCCCCAGAAATTAGCTGTCATTGCTACTAGCAGTATTCTTAAGCAAGTTGAACAACGTAAAGAAAAAGAAGCTCAAAGACTTTTATTTGTAAAACAAGCGGCAGAAGAGCAAAAAGTTTCCTTAGAAACCATTAAGTGTTTTACCATTAATAAACAAGTTGGGGAAGGGGAAGCAATTTTCGGAACTGTTACTAATCAAGAAGTCGTAGAAATTATACAAAAAATCACTAATCAAGAAATAGATCGCCGAGGTGTTACTCTTCCTGAAATTAGTCAGACTGGTTCTTATGAAGCGACTATTAAACTTCATCCAGAAGTAATTGCTACTATTGAAATTCAAGTAATACCTTCTTAA